A region of the Pricia mediterranea genome:
GTCACGACCCTTGAAATCCACTTGGGCGGAAAGATTTTTTTTGAGGACCTTTTCCTCGCCTACCGGTAAGACGCCGCTGTTAACGATGTTGACGAAAAGGGTGTTGCTTTCCTGATTTTGGATTTCGATGGTATTACTTCCTTCGTTGAAGGTCAGTCCACGGTTGGCCAAGGTTTTATCGGTACGTACTTGCTCCGATTTGCCGTTCAGTGTTATCGTGGCCTTGATACCTTTCCCGCCGATCATTTTGGCGAATTTAGCCATGGCCAATAGGCTGTAGGCGGTGCTTTGGGTACTCATCCAGCGGTTGTCGGACAAGCCGTCGGCGATCGTCTCGGCAAGACTCCGCGCTTTGGACCTGTCGTTCAAAAGGATATAGGTTTCCAAGGCCATGGCCCGGTTTCTTGCGGGCGATCCGTAGGTGTACCCATTGTATTTGTAGCCGTCAAAGTTCAAGCGGGCCGTAGTTAGAATATCTTTCGCTACACTTGCTTGTCCGATCAGCGCATAGGTAGCCGCCAAGCGAAATTTCGCTTCGTCGGAGAGTCCGACTGTTTCTCGCAAACGATTCATACTCGCGATGTCGGCATTGCCTGAAAGGGCGAGGGTAAAGAGGCGATAGGCTTGGGCGAGGTCCGAGCGCGTACTTGCGGTACGCCATTGCTTGGCGGCGTTGCGTTGGTAAGCAATCCAGCTCGACCTAAACCCGACGGGCAGTACGTAGCCCTTCTTTTCCGCTTCCAACAAAAAGTGTCCCGCGTAGCTGGTGCCCCAGTCATCGGCGTTGTTTTGTCCAGGCCAGTAAGAGAAGCCGCCGGAAGCGTTCTGGTAACTGCCCAAACTTTTTACGGCACGGACGATGTTTTGTTGGATTTTCTTTTTTCGGTTACCGTCGAGGTCAAAAATGTCTTGCAGGTATAGCTGCGGGAAGGCGGCGGAGGTAATCTGCTCTACACCACCGTGCGGATAGCTGATCAGGGATTGCATCCGGCCGGTAAAATCCATCGGGGGAAGTGTCGAAAATTCAATACTGGCGGAACTGCTTCCCGCGATGCCAAAAGTTTCCAAGGCAATGGTTTGCGAGGCCTTTGGCTCTAATACCACCTCCGTAGTTTCGGAGGTTACGGGGTTCGGATTGACCACAACGATGGGGATTTCGAAGGAGGCGGTCTCGCCGTTTCCGTCGGCTTCCACCGTCACTTTTCCGTTCCCGGTGAAATCGGCTACTTCCAATTCGAAATAGGCCATTTTTTCATCGGGGCGGTCAAAAGCGACCGATTGGGAAGACTGGCCCAAAATCCGGAAAGAGGCATCTTTTTTCAACTGTAAGGTTACGTTCTTGATCTTGTTTTCCATCGCAAAGACCGTAACGGGCAGCATCACTTTCTCGCCCGGAGTCATCTTGCGCGGTAAGGAAGCCAATACCATCAGTGGCTTGCGAACCGGTGTGGTTTTTTCGGCCGACCCGTAAGCCTCCTTCTGAAGGTTGCCGGCGACGACCATGGTACGTACGGAGCCAACGTATTTCGGAATCTCAATTTGATGTGACCTGATCTCGCCTGCTTTTAGATGAAACGGTCCGATGTGCACGACCATGGGTTCGAAGCGGTTCGCCTTTTTGTTTTCGGCGCCCGCGAGTACCCCGTCGCCCCCGATGGCGAAAACCTGGTCGATTTTCCCGCCGTAGGCACCGATGACATCATCGTAAACGTCCCAAGTCTTGACGCCTAGGGCTTCATGGGCGTAGAAAGTATTCCAGGGATCGGGGGTTTTAAAGCGGGTAAGGTCCAACAAGCCTTCATCGACGATTGCCAGGCTATAGGTCATGGCTTTGTTGTTCCGCTCGCCCACTTTTACGGTAATCTTTTCCTCGGGCCGTAGGACTTCGGGCATGGCAAGAGTCGGTTGGATCCTGGTTGCGGGATCTTCCACCGCCACCGGCACCACGCCATATAATCGTATAGGATTGTCGTTTAGGGTACTGGCATGTGGCTGTAGCAACGAAATATGGATAAAAACATTAGGCGTATAGATGGCCTTCATCGGCAGCTCGAACTTCGTTTCTCCTTTTGCGGTCTCGACCCAAAGATTTTCCAACACCTCGCTCCCGTTCTCGACAGTGACCAAAGCGAGACCGCCCTCCGAACTCGGAAAAGTGACCGTGGCCGTTTCCTCTGGGGTGTAGGTTTCTTTGTCCGTTGAGAATACCAACATGGTGGCGGCCGATGGGTCACCTTCTTGCGACCGGTCCGCCCAGCCCGGCCAATCGATGTACACCGTCTGTCCGGTCGCATGGCCGCCATCAGTGTCCTCGACCCGTACCAAATACCGGCCCCACGCGGGATATTCCAGTTCGAATTGAAAGCTTCCTTTGCCATCGGCTCCGGTACCGATCGTTGTCTCAAACACCTTTTCATGGAACTGGCTATTGCTAAAGTTGGAAAGGTTGTCCGCCGAAGTATCCCACCACCAGCGCCATTTTACTTGATGAACGCTAACTTTTAGATTCTTGGCTGCTTTGGTCCGGCCTTTTCCGCCAACGGCGACTACCTCGAAAGTGTGCGGGGTATCTGTTAGGAGCATCCCCCGGGTCTCATCGCCCTTTGGCGTTTTCAGTCCGACGTAGGTGCTGTAGGGCGAATAGGGTTTGGTAAACACATCGGTACTAAAGTCGCCGCCGTTTTCATACACCTTGGTGATGAAAGCCGCTTGCAGCATGCCTGGGGCCCGACTTTTCAACTGTGGGTCAATGCTGAAATCTGCCTGGCCCCCTGCATCGATTTGCCCGTCGAAAACGACATGGTCCTCCACCGAAAAACTACGGGTCGGGTCGTCAAATTCAAAATTTGGATAGGCTTCGAATTGTGTATCCGTCGTATTGAACCGGGCTGTAATATCGGCTTTCAAGTTTTTCGCTACCGCACCATGCAGCCATTTTACTTCCATAGCGCCATTAATGGGTTTGGCCCCGTCCAAAAAATCGGCATTGAATTCTGTCTTGATCTTGAGCCGGTTGGGTTTAATGGTCTCTATTTTCAGGGTCTTGGTAAAGGATGCCCCACCCACGGATACCTTGGCCAACCAATTTCCCGTCGGGGCGTTGTCATCGGTCTTGACCTCGAATTGATAGAAATTGTCAAGCTCCACGGTCTTTATTTCCCGATGCATTACCTTGTTATAGGGGTCCATCAGCTCTAACTTGACCGGATGGTTGTCGGGAAGGGGATTGGCGGCATCGTTCAGCATAAAGGACAGAAATATGCGGTCGCCCGGTCGCCAGACGCCACGTTCGGCGAAAATATAGCCTTTCAATCCTTTTTGTAGTTGTGCCCCATCTACCCTGAACTTGCTGAGTGAAAGAGCGTTGCCATCATTGAGCTTTACATAGGTCTTTTGTCGTTTGTATTCCGCGATGGCAAAATAGGCCAATTTTTCAGCATCGTAAATTGCTGTACCGTTGGCCTCGGTAACCACCTGGCCCATCGGCTGTTGCTGATAATTGTAGAATGTGACCTTGGTGCCCGGGACCGGATTGGTTTTCAAGATATCGTTGACCGCCACAAAGTAGCTGTTGTTGAGTCCCTTTTTGACCGTAGCCCCAAGGTTGGAAGCCAGCAGGTTCGTACCGACCGTTTTGTTATAATAGTAAGAACGGGCACACGGATTCTCGCGTTCGTTCCAATTATAGTCCCCATAATATGTATCGGCATATCCGATACCGTCCCAATAGCCGTTTTCCTCGGTCTCGATATTGGTTTCTTCGGATGCGGGTTCCGCCGAGAAATTGCTGCTCTCACATGGATAGTAACTGTCGTGCGGCCCGAAATCGAACTCCACCCGATAGATCGCTCCTGGCTCGGGCGATATAAGGGACTCTAGATCAAGCGCATGGGCGGACCATTTGCCCTCGGGGTTGGAGAGATTGTTTAGAAGAGAGAGTTTTTTACGGGCTATCGGACGCGCCACTGCACGCAGGTTGCCTTGGTCGTTCAGATTGTTGTTTTGTAGGAATTGTAGGATGTTGTTCTCAAAGATTTTAAAGACCGCAACCCGGACGGACTTCAAATTAGCCGTTTCGAAATTGACCTTTAAATTGGTGGAGGACGGAAGGATGGCGCCGTTCGAAAGGAGCCGCACCTGTGGTCGTAACGCCTCGAATGCGATACGCTCGCTGAATTTTTGTTTTAGTTTATATCCATCGGTACTTTCGATGCCTTCAAAGACCTCGAGGTCGACCGTACCTTCGATATCCCTTGACGGATAGACTATCAAACTGTTGCCATCGACCGAATATTTGGGGGCATCGTCGTCTTCCAAATCCACCAAGCCTTTAAAATTCTGTTCCTTTTTGATAGGGTCTGAAAAGTTGATCCGAACGAGAGCGTTTTCCCCGGCTTCGACCCTTGCATCCAGTATGGTAAAATGGCTCTTTCCAGGAATCATGATGGTGTTTTGGCCCTTGTTGTCTAGGTCTAAGGCACCGCCGTCCCAAGCAATTTTAAGCTCGGTATCCTGTTCGTAGCGTTGGATGCTATCGATCTTGAACGAAAATTGTGTGCCTTGTTTTACCGCGGAATCAAATTTTATACCGATTGTTTTCCCATTGTGAGTGGCCGATATCAGTTGTTTGGCCTTCTTCAGGGAAAATTCGTCCGCAAACCGCAATTGTCCGGTGAGGTATTGTTTTTCCTTGGAATAGGATTGCAGGGCATCGGTGTAGATATTGAACTGCTGTTCGAGGGTCTTGACGTTGAATACGAGGGTTCTCAAATCCTTTGGAAGCTCCTCAATAAGTGCACCTAGGTTAAGGGAGATCCGGTATTCCGTATCCTGTGCAAAGCCATTTTTGGGGATAAAGGCAAGGCTGCGTCCGTCTAAAGCGATAAGTTTTCCCGCTACGTTCGGGGATACATCCAGCAGGTCGGAATCGAGTTCATCACCCTTGTTCCATCCCGTTACGGGCTCGATCAAAACAATACGCACCTCGTCTTGTGCGGAAATCATGCCATGGGTTACCTGAGTAACGTGATTTTGAAATCGGTTGAGGTTGTCGCGATGATCGGCGGGACTTTCATCCTTCGAAGTACATCCCAATAAAAGAAAGGACAGAAGCAGTAAACGAAATAGCGGTTTGGCCATCATGCGGAAATCTGTTTGTAGAGGTCAGTTGATAGTTACTCAATAATTATGTTTCACTGTCGCCAATATGTCAGGTCGAGCGCAGTCGAGACCTAATTTGAACGGACATCTCGAATTGTAGTTAAAATCTATCGATCAGGTATTTAAACCAGGCTCATAGTGTCTCAACCTATCCGTACTAATTTTTTCAAAAATACCGCTGTTTTCTGCGATAAGTCCACCGTAAAGCCCAAAAAGTTATCCAAATCGAGTCAAATCTTTAAAGTTCCCTTGATTCTACTCCCGTTTCACGCCGAAATAGTTTCCCAGGTGGGTGTTCAGCCGCAGGTTCCGTTCGGTCGACATGCATGCCTGACCAGGTTGGAATAAATCCTTCGGGCTGGCCCGCTAATCCAAAAAACCGGCATTTTATCGAAAAGAAACAATAAAAGAAGTTAGTTTACGGAATATTTTTCAATATTGCTCCTGTTGATGTTTCCCCTCATCGACTTTAAAGGCACGAGAATTTCATTTGTTGCCGCCTACTGCCGTGAACAGGCCCCGCTTTAGCTGCAAAATAGAACTTTGTATGAAAATGAGGATACATTTAATGGTCCTCGCCGTTTTTACATGTGCCCTGGTCTCTTGCTCAAAAGAGTCAGGGGAGACATTGAACAGCGTCGAGCGCCAAAACGTAAGGGAAGTAGAAAAAGAATTACTGAGCCTCGTCAACGACCACCGGGTTTCGTTAGGAAAGAATGCGCTGCAATTCAATGCGACCGCCTATGACCAGGCCAATGTCCATACCGATTATATGATAGGCAAAGGCGCGATCAATCACGATAATTTCACGATAAGGGCCTCCGCCATTTCCAAGGAGGTCGATGCGCAATTCGTCGCCGAGAATGTGGCAAAGGACTACTCGACCGCCTCGGGGGCGTTCGTCGGTTGGTTGAGCAGTGCCAACCACAAACACACCATGGAAGACGACTTTACCCATACCGCCATCAGCGTGAAAAAAGATGAGAACGGTACGGCCTACTTTACGCAGATTTTTTACCGGTAAATTATACTTGGGCCTGCTTAAGCCCGAAAGCGGTTTGGTTTGATGTTAGGAGGCCCCAATCCATCTCGTGGTCATGATCTAACCGGACGGCTATTGGAGTACTGCTTCTCTTTATTATTTC
Encoded here:
- a CDS encoding CAP domain-containing protein — translated: MKMRIHLMVLAVFTCALVSCSKESGETLNSVERQNVREVEKELLSLVNDHRVSLGKNALQFNATAYDQANVHTDYMIGKGAINHDNFTIRASAISKEVDAQFVAENVAKDYSTASGAFVGWLSSANHKHTMEDDFTHTAISVKKDENGTAYFTQIFYR
- a CDS encoding alpha-2-macroglobulin family protein — encoded protein: MMAKPLFRLLLLSFLLLGCTSKDESPADHRDNLNRFQNHVTQVTHGMISAQDEVRIVLIEPVTGWNKGDELDSDLLDVSPNVAGKLIALDGRSLAFIPKNGFAQDTEYRISLNLGALIEELPKDLRTLVFNVKTLEQQFNIYTDALQSYSKEKQYLTGQLRFADEFSLKKAKQLISATHNGKTIGIKFDSAVKQGTQFSFKIDSIQRYEQDTELKIAWDGGALDLDNKGQNTIMIPGKSHFTILDARVEAGENALVRINFSDPIKKEQNFKGLVDLEDDDAPKYSVDGNSLIVYPSRDIEGTVDLEVFEGIESTDGYKLKQKFSERIAFEALRPQVRLLSNGAILPSSTNLKVNFETANLKSVRVAVFKIFENNILQFLQNNNLNDQGNLRAVARPIARKKLSLLNNLSNPEGKWSAHALDLESLISPEPGAIYRVEFDFGPHDSYYPCESSNFSAEPASEETNIETEENGYWDGIGYADTYYGDYNWNERENPCARSYYYNKTVGTNLLASNLGATVKKGLNNSYFVAVNDILKTNPVPGTKVTFYNYQQQPMGQVVTEANGTAIYDAEKLAYFAIAEYKRQKTYVKLNDGNALSLSKFRVDGAQLQKGLKGYIFAERGVWRPGDRIFLSFMLNDAANPLPDNHPVKLELMDPYNKVMHREIKTVELDNFYQFEVKTDDNAPTGNWLAKVSVGGASFTKTLKIETIKPNRLKIKTEFNADFLDGAKPINGAMEVKWLHGAVAKNLKADITARFNTTDTQFEAYPNFEFDDPTRSFSVEDHVVFDGQIDAGGQADFSIDPQLKSRAPGMLQAAFITKVYENGGDFSTDVFTKPYSPYSTYVGLKTPKGDETRGMLLTDTPHTFEVVAVGGKGRTKAAKNLKVSVHQVKWRWWWDTSADNLSNFSNSQFHEKVFETTIGTGADGKGSFQFELEYPAWGRYLVRVEDTDGGHATGQTVYIDWPGWADRSQEGDPSAATMLVFSTDKETYTPEETATVTFPSSEGGLALVTVENGSEVLENLWVETAKGETKFELPMKAIYTPNVFIHISLLQPHASTLNDNPIRLYGVVPVAVEDPATRIQPTLAMPEVLRPEEKITVKVGERNNKAMTYSLAIVDEGLLDLTRFKTPDPWNTFYAHEALGVKTWDVYDDVIGAYGGKIDQVFAIGGDGVLAGAENKKANRFEPMVVHIGPFHLKAGEIRSHQIEIPKYVGSVRTMVVAGNLQKEAYGSAEKTTPVRKPLMVLASLPRKMTPGEKVMLPVTVFAMENKIKNVTLQLKKDASFRILGQSSQSVAFDRPDEKMAYFELEVADFTGNGKVTVEADGNGETASFEIPIVVVNPNPVTSETTEVVLEPKASQTIALETFGIAGSSSASIEFSTLPPMDFTGRMQSLISYPHGGVEQITSAAFPQLYLQDIFDLDGNRKKKIQQNIVRAVKSLGSYQNASGGFSYWPGQNNADDWGTSYAGHFLLEAEKKGYVLPVGFRSSWIAYQRNAAKQWRTASTRSDLAQAYRLFTLALSGNADIASMNRLRETVGLSDEAKFRLAATYALIGQASVAKDILTTARLNFDGYKYNGYTYGSPARNRAMALETYILLNDRSKARSLAETIADGLSDNRWMSTQSTAYSLLAMAKFAKMIGGKGIKATITLNGKSEQVRTDKTLANRGLTFNEGSNTIEIQNQESNTLFVNIVNSGVLPVGEEKVLKKNLSAQVDFKGRDGTRLDVAQLNQGTDFVAEVTLTNTTEKTLENMALTEIFPSGWEIVNTRFTDFGDFAQNELTHTDLRDDRAYFYFDMKKNETKTFRILLNASYLGSYYLPGIQAEAMYDHDYLVRTNGQWVEVVQE